CTAAAGAAATATTTAACTCCTGTAACAAATCGAGAGTCGCATCAGAAATCTGTACCAAGTTACTCTGTACCCCATTAGTATATTCAATACCTGCGGCATCCAGATGTTTACGTTGTAATTCTCGAAAAGAACGTAAATAACTGTGGGGTAAAAGTAATGCTTCTCCGCCGTGGAGAATAAAGTGAGGAATTCCGATTTGTTTGGGTTTAGATTGTATATAAGTTACAAGATGACGAAAAAAGAAATCTAGTCCTTCTAAGGGCATTCTCTCCTTATGACTTAATTCTTCGTATTCATAGCAATAATTGCAGCGTAAGTTGCACAATTTGCTCAATTTCATTACAAAGTGCATTTGATTCCTCCTATGTCAATATAGTATGAGTATTTAGGATTTGCTGAAAAAGTGGGGTCATATAGGGTATGGAAAAATAAATCAGCAATATTGGGCAGATGCTATCTAGGAATAGAAGAAGACAAGATAATTTTCTTCTACTCCTAATATTCAGTATTTTTTGCTTGAACTATCTGCCGAAGTTAGGGGTAATATTACGAGAAGGTGTTTGGTTAGGATCTCTTTGAATTTGAGGATTCAAGGGTGAGGATGGATTGATAGGAGTACTGTTTCCAGAAGGTACACGGGGTCGAGGTTGAATTTGTTCAAAAGTATCTCTTACTCCAGGGCTAGTTTGTTGATTCAAGGGATTAGACCTCTCTTCGTCGTCACCGCTAGTATCTCTTTCCCAAAGCCAACCATCTCGCCAACCAGCTTCATCAAAAGGACAGTTGATCATGCAGTCATCGGCTGCTCTTTGTCTGTTGGTGATAATACCTCTTTCAAGGGTTAGTATGTCACCTCCAGAAAACATATAATATCCATCTTCAAGAGGTGTACGGATGCCTTTGTCGTTGATTTGATAGGCTTGTGTGCCTTCAATTTTGATGGTATCAGCATTAATTTTTTCCATTTTTAAGTGGTTTAATGAAGCGGTGTCCACTTCTGGGGAAGACTCAATAGTATGGGCAGAGGCGGACTGAATGACGTTATTACCTAACATCTGAAATAATTGACCAG
The sequence above is a segment of the Cyanobacterium stanieri PCC 7202 genome. Coding sequences within it:
- a CDS encoding hypothetical protein (KEGG: pcs:Pc18g06310 Pc18g06310~SPTR: Pc18g06310 protein); translation: MDKTPHHNSQNIVLALIAVTGFSVASQSGLAGQLFQMLGNNVIQSASAHTIESSPEVDTASLNHLKMEKINADTIKIEGTQAYQINDKGIRTPLEDGYYMFSGGDILTLERGIITNRQRAADDCMINCPFDEAGWRDGWLWERDTSGDDEERSNPLNQQTSPGVRDTFEQIQPRPRVPSGNSTPINPSSPLNPQIQRDPNQTPSRNITPNFGR